Proteins encoded in a region of the Oscillospiraceae bacterium MB24-C1 genome:
- a CDS encoding thioredoxin family protein, with translation MEIIYSKSQIGTLKTAHDMVLVYFSGEGCGVCKSIQPRLLALLSKYPQVKAVQAELSDAPELAAAFSIFTVPAVILFVMGKESLREAGFISLAELEQAITKYSDLLLNHR, from the coding sequence ATGGAAATAATATACTCAAAATCCCAAATAGGTACATTAAAGACCGCACATGATATGGTTTTGGTCTATTTCAGCGGCGAGGGCTGTGGCGTATGCAAAAGCATACAGCCAAGGTTATTGGCGCTACTTTCAAAATATCCTCAAGTCAAAGCCGTTCAGGCGGAGCTGTCCGACGCGCCTGAGCTGGCGGCAGCTTTCAGTATTTTTACCGTGCCTGCCGTCATACTGTTTGTCATGGGCAAAGAATCTTTGCGCGAGGCGGGATTCATCAGCTTGGCCGAGTTAGAGCAGGCTATTACAAAATATTCTGATCTACTTTTGAATCACCGTTGA
- a CDS encoding DUF6485 family protein, with translation MTTQKQHFCTCKDTDCKLNPRNHSLGCDPCVRKNLMAGEIPGCFFRLIDDDLSQLNDFTLDSFVRFYLQRKADK, from the coding sequence ATGACAACACAAAAACAACACTTCTGTACCTGCAAGGATACCGATTGTAAATTGAACCCTCGCAATCATAGCCTGGGCTGCGACCCCTGCGTTCGCAAAAATTTAATGGCGGGGGAAATTCCAGGCTGTTTTTTTCGCTTAATTGATGACGATCTATCGCAGCTTAACGATTTTACGCTGGATAGTTTTGTTCGCTTCTACTTGCAACGCAAAGCTGACAAATGA
- the gltS gene encoding sodium/glutamate symporter, with amino-acid sequence MTFEMVDNVLNISTDAIMTVAMAAVLLLIGYAVKSKVKFLNKYCIPAPVVGGFLFMFVTYLGHVTNSFSFTFNATFQSPFMLAFFTTIGLGASFSLLKKGGVLLIIYWLIAGVMSIFQNIIGITVGTAVGLDAPYALLSSAISMVGGHGAAGAYGGTFTEMGYSSGTLVGMAAATFGLISAVLVGGPVGRRLIVKYDLKPDDSENFDTDVTSVNATSAGKLSGLDVIKNVTAILVCMALGTIVSGWIGKLINMSFPTYVGAMFVAVILRNINESAHFYRFDYPLVEGIGDVMLALYLSMALMTLKLWELSGLIGGVLVVLLCQVVFMVLISYFVVFRILGKNYDAAVMCAGLCGHCLGATPSAIVNMTAVNERYGMSRRAMMIVPIVGAFLVDIIYQPQTIWFIKTFVKNFVG; translated from the coding sequence ATGACTTTTGAAATGGTCGACAATGTTCTTAATATTAGCACCGATGCCATAATGACGGTAGCTATGGCCGCCGTTCTGCTGTTGATTGGCTACGCTGTCAAAAGCAAAGTCAAATTCCTGAATAAGTATTGTATACCGGCGCCGGTGGTCGGCGGCTTCCTGTTTATGTTTGTCACCTACCTTGGTCATGTGACCAACAGTTTCTCCTTTACTTTTAACGCGACCTTCCAATCTCCATTTATGCTGGCCTTCTTTACAACAATCGGTCTGGGGGCTAGCTTTTCGCTGCTCAAAAAGGGCGGCGTGTTGCTGATAATCTACTGGCTGATCGCTGGCGTTATGTCGATTTTCCAAAATATAATTGGCATCACCGTTGGCACCGCAGTGGGACTAGACGCACCCTATGCGCTGCTTTCCAGTGCCATTTCGATGGTCGGTGGACATGGTGCAGCTGGCGCCTACGGCGGAACTTTTACCGAGATGGGATATAGCTCCGGCACGCTGGTCGGTATGGCCGCCGCAACCTTTGGCCTGATCTCCGCTGTGCTGGTCGGTGGCCCCGTGGGGCGTCGACTGATCGTCAAATATGACCTTAAGCCGGACGACAGCGAGAATTTTGACACCGACGTCACCTCAGTCAACGCCACTTCGGCAGGAAAGCTCAGCGGTCTCGATGTTATTAAGAACGTCACCGCTATTCTGGTGTGCATGGCACTGGGCACCATTGTCTCGGGCTGGATTGGCAAGCTGATTAACATGTCCTTCCCCACTTATGTCGGCGCCATGTTTGTCGCTGTTATTCTGCGCAATATCAATGAATCCGCCCACTTTTATAGATTCGACTATCCGTTGGTCGAGGGCATCGGTGATGTCATGCTGGCGCTTTACCTCTCTATGGCCCTCATGACCCTAAAGCTGTGGGAGCTGTCCGGCCTTATCGGCGGCGTTCTGGTTGTGCTTTTGTGCCAGGTTGTGTTTATGGTCCTTATCAGCTACTTTGTCGTCTTCCGCATACTGGGCAAAAACTACGACGCGGCAGTCATGTGCGCAGGTCTTTGTGGCCACTGCCTTGGCGCTACGCCTTCGGCCATCGTGAATATGACGGCAGTCAACGAGCGGTACGGCATGTCACGCCGCGCCATGATGATTGTCCCAATCGTTGGTGCGTTTTTGGTGGATATCATTTATCAACCCCAAACCATCTGGTTTATTAAGACCTTTGTCAAGAACTTTGTTGGCTAA
- the ftcD gene encoding glutamate formimidoyltransferase — MAKLVECIPNFSEGRDQAVIDGLAEVAKSVPGCTLLDVQSDANHNRCVFTLVGSPEGIEEAAFLLCKKAAETIDMTQHEGAHPRMGATDVIPFVPTMDMTVEECVSISKRVAQRIWEELKIPSFLYEDSATSPDRINLASVRKGQFEGMPKKLLQPEWAPDFGERKIHPTAGITAIGARMPLVAFNVNLGTSNVEIAKQIAKTIRGSSGGFKYCKAIGLMLEERNVAQVSMNMVNYEGTPLYRVFEVIRAEAQRWGVPIIGSEVVGLTPAKALVDCAEYYLKIENFDYKKQVMENHLIG, encoded by the coding sequence ATGGCAAAACTTGTTGAGTGCATCCCAAATTTTAGCGAAGGGCGCGATCAGGCTGTTATTGATGGCTTAGCCGAGGTCGCCAAGAGCGTTCCCGGTTGTACACTCCTGGATGTTCAGTCCGATGCAAACCACAACCGCTGCGTTTTTACGTTAGTCGGCTCGCCCGAGGGCATTGAAGAGGCCGCTTTCTTACTTTGCAAAAAGGCTGCTGAAACAATCGACATGACTCAGCACGAAGGCGCACACCCCCGCATGGGTGCAACAGACGTCATCCCCTTCGTCCCCACAATGGATATGACCGTGGAGGAATGCGTCTCCATCTCAAAGCGCGTTGCCCAGCGCATCTGGGAAGAACTGAAAATCCCGAGTTTTCTGTATGAGGATTCCGCCACTTCACCTGACCGCATCAATCTGGCCAGCGTAAGAAAAGGCCAGTTTGAGGGTATGCCTAAGAAACTTCTGCAGCCCGAGTGGGCGCCCGACTTTGGCGAGCGCAAAATTCACCCCACCGCCGGCATCACCGCCATCGGCGCCAGAATGCCGTTGGTTGCGTTCAACGTCAACCTGGGCACGTCAAATGTCGAAATCGCCAAACAGATCGCTAAAACCATACGTGGCTCCTCCGGCGGCTTTAAGTACTGCAAAGCCATCGGCCTCATGCTGGAAGAACGCAACGTCGCGCAGGTCTCAATGAACATGGTCAACTATGAAGGCACCCCGCTTTACCGCGTTTTTGAAGTCATTCGCGCTGAGGCTCAACGTTGGGGCGTTCCGATCATCGGCAGCGAGGTCGTCGGCCTAACCCCTGCCAAGGCACTGGTTGACTGCGCCGAATATTACCTGAAAATTGAGAACTTTGATTATAAGAAACAGGTCATGGAAAATCATCTTATCGGCTGA
- a CDS encoding cyclodeaminase/cyclohydrolase family protein, with amino-acid sequence MKLVDRTVTGFIDLMASSEPAPGGGSAAALQGALGTALTVMVCALTVGKKKYADWQELITAAQQEAVALKNRYLDVIDRDTEAFNGVSAVFAMPKDTEEQKSVRAQAMQTALKACTETPFEMMQLAYEALKLTKSVVGRSNASAASDLGCAALSLKAAMQGAWLNVLINIGSITDETFASHYRQEGQALMAQALPLADSIYQEVLSAL; translated from the coding sequence ATGAAACTTGTCGACCGTACCGTAACCGGGTTCATAGATCTGATGGCCTCGTCAGAGCCCGCTCCCGGCGGCGGCTCCGCAGCTGCCCTGCAGGGTGCGTTGGGCACGGCGCTAACCGTTATGGTCTGCGCATTAACCGTAGGGAAAAAGAAGTATGCGGATTGGCAGGAGCTGATTACCGCAGCGCAGCAGGAAGCGGTAGCACTGAAAAATCGCTATCTTGACGTCATCGATCGAGATACCGAGGCTTTTAACGGTGTCAGCGCCGTGTTTGCCATGCCCAAAGACACAGAAGAACAAAAAAGTGTACGCGCCCAGGCGATGCAAACGGCGCTGAAGGCTTGCACCGAAACGCCCTTTGAGATGATGCAGTTGGCTTATGAAGCGCTTAAACTCACCAAAAGTGTGGTGGGGCGTTCGAACGCCAGCGCCGCCAGCGATTTGGGCTGTGCTGCCCTGAGTCTGAAAGCTGCCATGCAGGGTGCTTGGCTCAATGTACTCATCAACATCGGCAGTATAACCGACGAGACGTTTGCCAGCCATTACCGACAGGAGGGTCAAGCGCTTATGGCGCAAGCACTACCGCTGGCAGATAGCATCTATCAGGAAGTTTTATCCGCGCTCTAG
- a CDS encoding HutD family protein → MNTVISLITPEAFTVSQWSGGVTTQIAIFPPDAQYANHDFLWRISSATVNLPESDFTPLPDYKRYISLLDGRILLTHDGGRPVILTPGEIHCFDGGAATKSQGTCVDFNLMLRKGKCDGTLSCLKMPTAGEYPLISPEKLDVVTETQTAVLYCVQGSGIIRAGGQAVSFSCGEAVQIQAFAPSITLCCNEPAVFMVAFIHSC, encoded by the coding sequence ATGAATACCGTTATCTCTCTTATCACCCCGGAGGCTTTTACTGTCAGTCAGTGGAGTGGCGGAGTGACCACCCAGATTGCCATATTCCCTCCCGACGCGCAGTATGCCAATCACGATTTTCTCTGGCGGATCAGCTCTGCCACCGTTAACCTGCCGGAATCGGATTTTACGCCCTTGCCGGATTATAAACGTTACATCTCTCTACTCGATGGGCGCATTTTGCTCACACACGACGGTGGCCGCCCCGTGATTCTTACCCCTGGAGAAATTCACTGCTTTGACGGCGGGGCCGCCACCAAGTCGCAGGGTACTTGTGTAGATTTCAACCTGATGCTGCGTAAAGGCAAATGCGACGGGACCCTCTCCTGTCTGAAGATGCCGACAGCTGGTGAATATCCATTGATAAGCCCAGAAAAATTGGACGTAGTAACTGAAACCCAAACCGCGGTACTTTATTGTGTGCAGGGCAGCGGTATTATCAGAGCCGGAGGTCAGGCTGTTTCGTTTAGTTGTGGCGAAGCGGTTCAGATTCAAGCGTTTGCGCCCAGCATAACCCTTTGCTGTAATGAGCCGGCGGTCTTTATGGTGGCGTTTATACACAGTTGCTAA
- a CDS encoding formate--tetrahydrofolate ligase, giving the protein MFKTDIEIAQQATLLPIGKIAEKLGVTNDILEPYGHTKAKLDIHSLKDMPVKGKLILVTAINPTPAGEGKTTTSVGLADALTNLGKKTVLCLREPSLGPVFGVKGGAAGGGYAQVVPMEDINLHFTGDFHAIGAANNLLAALLDNHIQQGNALKIDTRKIVWKRAVDMNDRQLRNIVCGLGGKANGVPREDGFDITVASEVMAVLCLATSLSDLKERLARMVVAYTYDDKPVIAHDLHAEGAMTALLKDAIKPNLVQTLEHTPALIHGGPFANIAHGCNTISATETALKLGEYVVTEAGFGADLGAEKFLDIKCRAGGFAPAVVVIVATVRALKHHGGVPKAELGNENLAALEKGLPNLLQHVENITSVFGLPCVVAINAFPTDTAAELSLVEQRCRALGVHVALSEVWAKGGMGGIALAEEVLRLCEQPARFEYCYDINDSIEVKLNAIATKIYRADGVDLTVNAKKQLTQLTALGYDKLPICMAKTQYSFSDDAALLGAPKEFRITVRNLKVSAGAGFLVALTGDIMTMPGLPKIPSAEKIDVDESGKISGLF; this is encoded by the coding sequence ATGTTTAAAACAGATATTGAAATTGCCCAGCAGGCCACACTGCTGCCCATTGGTAAAATTGCAGAAAAGCTGGGTGTGACCAACGATATACTGGAGCCTTACGGGCACACCAAGGCTAAGCTGGATATACATTCTCTAAAAGATATGCCGGTCAAAGGTAAGCTAATTCTCGTCACCGCCATCAATCCCACCCCAGCCGGCGAGGGTAAAACCACCACGAGCGTCGGACTGGCTGATGCGCTCACCAATCTCGGCAAAAAGACGGTGCTTTGCCTGCGCGAACCGTCTTTAGGACCGGTTTTCGGTGTCAAAGGCGGTGCTGCAGGCGGCGGCTATGCGCAAGTCGTCCCCATGGAGGATATCAATCTGCATTTTACCGGCGACTTTCACGCTATTGGCGCAGCAAACAATCTGTTGGCGGCTTTGCTCGATAATCACATTCAGCAAGGTAACGCGCTAAAGATTGATACCCGCAAAATTGTCTGGAAGCGGGCCGTCGACATGAACGACCGCCAGTTGCGCAATATTGTCTGCGGCCTTGGCGGCAAGGCAAACGGCGTCCCACGCGAAGATGGCTTCGATATCACAGTCGCTTCCGAGGTGATGGCGGTACTTTGCCTGGCTACCAGTCTTTCCGATTTAAAGGAGCGTCTGGCGCGAATGGTGGTCGCCTACACCTATGACGACAAGCCGGTGATCGCGCACGACCTGCACGCCGAGGGTGCCATGACGGCGCTGTTAAAGGACGCCATCAAGCCTAATCTGGTTCAGACGCTGGAACACACCCCGGCGCTGATTCATGGTGGCCCGTTTGCAAATATTGCGCATGGCTGCAACACCATCTCAGCGACCGAAACCGCCTTGAAGCTGGGCGAGTACGTTGTAACTGAAGCAGGCTTCGGCGCGGATCTCGGTGCAGAAAAATTCTTAGATATCAAGTGCCGCGCAGGCGGATTTGCACCCGCCGTGGTGGTTATCGTCGCAACAGTGCGCGCCTTAAAGCACCACGGCGGCGTGCCTAAAGCAGAACTTGGCAACGAAAACCTCGCCGCACTTGAAAAAGGTCTGCCAAATCTGTTGCAGCACGTCGAAAACATCACATCGGTCTTTGGTTTGCCCTGCGTCGTGGCGATCAACGCCTTCCCCACCGACACAGCAGCCGAACTCTCGCTCGTTGAGCAGCGTTGTAGAGCGCTTGGGGTTCATGTGGCGCTGTCTGAGGTCTGGGCTAAGGGCGGTATGGGAGGCATAGCGCTGGCCGAAGAAGTGCTGCGCCTGTGTGAGCAACCCGCGCGCTTTGAGTACTGTTACGACATCAACGACAGCATCGAAGTTAAACTCAACGCTATTGCCACCAAAATTTACCGAGCAGATGGCGTAGATTTAACCGTAAATGCCAAAAAACAACTGACACAGTTAACAGCATTGGGCTATGACAAATTGCCTATTTGCATGGCAAAAACTCAATATTCCTTCTCGGATGATGCCGCCCTTCTGGGCGCGCCTAAAGAATTTCGCATCACGGTGCGCAATTTAAAGGTATCGGCTGGCGCGGGCTTTTTAGTAGCACTCACTGGCGATATCATGACCATGCCCGGACTGCCCAAAATTCCATCCGCCGAGAAAATCGACGTAGATGAAAGCGGAAAAATCTCCGGTCTTTTCTAA
- the ftcD gene encoding glutamate formimidoyltransferase produces the protein MQKEQVFESVPNFSEGRDLKKIEQIVDAFRAKQGIKLLDYSTDSDMNRCVVTVVGQPEPLKSAMVEAVGTALSIIDMTKHEGAHPRIGCVDVIPFIPVRNCTLQEADQLAKAVAKEAAERFNQPFFLYEASATAPHRRDVVDIRKGQFEGLTEKMKNPLWKPDFGPETMHPTGGATIIGARMPLICFNINLDTPNVDIARQISRRVRSINGGYHFVKAMGIAVSERHLTQVTMNLTDYTKSAIYSVFEAVKMEAQRYGVRVIGSEVVGIIPTKALVDCAEYYLQIEDFSMDQLLESYL, from the coding sequence ATGCAAAAAGAACAGGTTTTCGAGTCGGTTCCCAATTTTAGTGAGGGGCGAGATCTCAAAAAAATTGAACAGATTGTCGATGCCTTTCGCGCAAAACAGGGAATTAAGTTACTGGATTATTCCACAGATTCGGATATGAACCGTTGTGTTGTAACGGTGGTTGGCCAGCCCGAACCCTTAAAGAGTGCGATGGTCGAGGCGGTGGGTACTGCGCTTTCAATTATCGACATGACAAAGCACGAGGGGGCCCACCCCAGAATCGGCTGCGTAGACGTCATCCCCTTTATCCCAGTGCGCAATTGTACATTGCAGGAGGCCGATCAGTTGGCTAAAGCGGTGGCCAAAGAGGCGGCAGAGCGTTTTAACCAGCCATTTTTTCTCTATGAGGCCTCTGCGACTGCGCCGCACCGCAGAGATGTGGTTGATATCCGAAAAGGACAGTTTGAGGGTTTGACCGAAAAGATGAAAAATCCGTTATGGAAGCCTGACTTTGGCCCGGAGACCATGCATCCCACCGGTGGTGCGACGATTATAGGCGCGCGCATGCCGCTTATCTGCTTTAACATCAATCTAGATACGCCGAATGTTGATATTGCACGGCAGATTAGCCGTCGGGTGCGCAGTATTAACGGCGGATATCATTTTGTCAAGGCCATGGGCATCGCTGTCAGCGAGCGTCATCTCACCCAGGTGACCATGAACCTGACCGACTACACTAAAAGCGCCATTTATAGCGTTTTTGAGGCTGTTAAGATGGAAGCACAGCGCTATGGCGTCCGGGTGATCGGCAGTGAGGTGGTCGGCATTATCCCCACAAAGGCGTTGGTAGACTGCGCGGAATATTATCTGCAAATCGAAGATTTTTCGATGGACCAGCTTTTGGAAAGCTATCTGTAA